From Nicotiana tabacum cultivar K326 chromosome 20, ASM71507v2, whole genome shotgun sequence, one genomic window encodes:
- the LOC107779162 gene encoding auxin-induced protein AUX22-like: MATEFEITELRLGLPGGKPISFEKKRTFFEIDDDSKSSNNDNTKCQNKNQVIGWPPVCAYRNKNSFNGRESSSKMYVKVSMDGAPFLRKLDLNTHKGYSELVLALEKLFDCYGIGKALEDAESSEYVPIYEDKDGDWMLVGDVPWEMFTESCKRLRIKKRSDANVIGVRAKNFLRGNV, from the exons ATGGCAACTGAATTCGAAATAACGGAGCTAAGATTAGGGCTTCCAGGGGGTAAACCTATCTCATTTGAGAAGAAAAGGACGTTTTTTGAAATCGACGACGATAGCAAAAGCAGCAACAACGATAACACAAAGTGTCAAAACAAAAACCAAGTTATAGGGTGGCCGCCGGTTTGTGCTTATAGGAACAAGAATAGCTTTAATGGACGTGAATCGTCGTCTAAAATGTACGTCAAAGTTAGCATGGATGGAGCTCCATTTCTTCGAAAACTTGATTTGAATACTCACAAAGGATATTCTGAACTAGTCTTGGCTCTTGAGAAGCTCTTTGATTGTTATGGAATTG GCAAAGCGTTGGAGGATGCAGAGAGTTCAGAATACGTACCAATATATGAGGACAAAGATGGGGACTGGATGCTTGTAGGCGATGTTCCTTGGGA AATGTTTACTGAGTCATGCAAAAGGCTAAGAATCAAGAAGAGATCAGATGCAAATGTGATAGGGGTTCGAGCTAAGAACTTCCTCAGAGGGAATGTCTAA